In Desulfobulbaceae bacterium, the following proteins share a genomic window:
- a CDS encoding ABC transporter ATP-binding protein, with protein sequence MLEARSLTKIYQGIPALDRLDLHVRDGEVFCLLGPNGAGKTTTVNLFLNFITPTSGQALVCGVNAAEAPLDARKRLAYIPETVMLYGNLSGLENLEYFSALSSGRQRERGDLLTLLSEAGLPKNAATRRVSGYSKGMRQKVGIAIALAKEAKALLLDEPTSGLDPLAANEFARLIEDLRQRNLAVLMVTHDLFLAKQCSTRVGIMQRGRLAAVFNTDDTDHVGLEREYLDISRQELAA encoded by the coding sequence ATGCTCGAAGCACGCTCACTCACCAAGATCTATCAAGGTATACCAGCGCTTGATCGCCTTGATCTACATGTCCGGGACGGTGAGGTTTTCTGCCTGCTTGGCCCCAACGGAGCAGGCAAAACCACCACCGTAAACCTGTTCCTCAATTTTATTACCCCCACTTCTGGACAAGCGTTGGTTTGTGGCGTCAATGCTGCTGAGGCACCGCTAGATGCGCGGAAGAGACTCGCCTATATTCCCGAGACGGTAATGCTTTACGGCAATCTCTCCGGGCTTGAGAACTTGGAGTATTTCAGCGCTCTCTCCTCTGGACGCCAGCGTGAGCGGGGCGACCTGCTGACCCTGCTTTCCGAGGCTGGCTTGCCAAAGAACGCCGCAACCCGCCGCGTCTCCGGCTACTCTAAGGGGATGCGGCAAAAGGTGGGGATCGCCATCGCCTTGGCCAAGGAGGCAAAAGCTCTGCTCCTAGACGAGCCGACCTCGGGTCTCGATCCGCTAGCCGCGAATGAATTTGCGAGGTTGATCGAGGATCTGCGGCAGCGTAATCTGGCTGTGCTGATGGTCACCCACGATCTGTTTCTCGCCAAACAGTGTTCCACCCGTGTAGGCATCATGCAGCGCGGTCGCTTGGCTGCGGTATTCAATACCGACGACACCGATCACGTCGGGCTTGAGCGTGAATACCTCGATATCTCACGTCAGGAGTTGGCAGCATGA
- the exbB gene encoding TonB-system energizer ExbB, whose amino-acid sequence MEWLKETIDYGIIGLLVMMSIAAVAIGIERFLFFKRISFAQYSDRRNLELDLFAKLHLIASIGINAPYIGLLGTVLGIMLTFYNMGKSGFMDTSKIMIGLALALKVTAVGLLVAIPAVIIYNLLLRQAKVLLLKWEIKHG is encoded by the coding sequence ATGGAATGGCTAAAAGAAACGATTGACTACGGTATCATCGGGTTATTGGTGATGATGAGTATCGCAGCGGTGGCTATCGGCATCGAACGGTTCTTGTTCTTCAAAAGGATATCCTTTGCTCAGTATTCGGATCGGAGGAATCTGGAACTCGATCTTTTCGCCAAGCTGCATCTCATTGCCAGTATTGGCATCAATGCCCCGTATATCGGCCTTTTGGGCACAGTACTCGGCATCATGCTCACCTTTTATAACATGGGCAAAAGCGGATTCATGGACACCAGCAAGATCATGATCGGCTTGGCCCTTGCCCTCAAAGTCACAGCAGTAGGCCTCTTGGTGGCCATCCCGGCGGTGATCATCTACAACTTGCTGTTACGGCAAGCAAAGGTGCTCCTTCTTAAGTGGGAGATCAAGCATGGATGA
- a CDS encoding biopolymer transporter ExbD — translation MDDKGFTSINVIPLVDVMLVLLTIVLTTSTFIAVGAIPVELPKAMNFAVEPLKSITIEIDSKGVVFFEAKPIDIGGLGAALSQLTRETPVLIRADRNVALQSFVEVMDTVKGLGFIKASLQTEKKS, via the coding sequence ATGGATGACAAAGGCTTTACCAGCATCAACGTTATTCCCTTAGTCGATGTCATGCTCGTGCTCCTTACCATCGTGTTGACAACTTCGACCTTTATAGCCGTCGGCGCAATCCCGGTGGAACTTCCTAAGGCCATGAACTTTGCCGTCGAGCCACTGAAATCAATCACCATCGAAATCGACAGCAAGGGGGTCGTTTTTTTTGAAGCGAAACCCATTGATATTGGAGGCCTTGGCGCGGCACTAAGTCAGCTCACCAGAGAGACGCCAGTCCTGATCCGGGCTGACCGCAACGTAGCCCTGCAGAGTTTTGTCGAGGTGATGGATACCGTGAAGGGTTTGGGCTTTATCAAGGCCAGTCTGCAAACGGAGAAAAAATCATGA
- a CDS encoding DUF3526 domain-containing protein, which translates to MSSPIAVSMTDDTTNYVRWRIIRTIAAKEWLEINRDARFRWLAALTLLLMACAVIFGAGQAQRTERDRTVAAEADRQLWTAQGAKNPHAGAHFGQYAFKMQSPLALADPGIEAYVGTAVWLEAHKQNEVQFIPAYDGGLSVRLGNLSLAFVLQTVMPLLVIMLGFSAFSGERERGTLRQLLSLGTRPLDLLAGKYLAVISVLAALLLPALAGVLLCCLFLVEPSVLSYQDQLVRLGWLVIGYGLYLGGFAALALAVSAFSWTSRAALVGLLAFWLFICFLAPRLLTDFVRDTLPLPSALEYRQDIANDKKKSFEHNEKHPAFIAFRDQVLRQYGVERVEDLPVNFRGLSLRESDEQGYRIYDRHFGALQEDFLRQDRWRAVLGFAVPFLAIQPYSMGMAGTDNRSHRHFASAAEQHRRIIQTIASDDLIHNGRYGDENYVADPEIWEKIPSFIYHGPQAEWVLAAQASNLFSLTGWFIMAALLAAFAVKRIRVI; encoded by the coding sequence ATGAGTAGTCCGATAGCGGTTAGCATGACCGACGACACAACGAACTATGTCCGTTGGCGGATCATCCGAACCATAGCCGCCAAGGAGTGGCTTGAAATTAATCGTGATGCCCGCTTTCGTTGGCTCGCAGCACTAACTCTGCTTCTTATGGCCTGCGCCGTTATCTTCGGAGCTGGCCAGGCACAACGCACGGAGCGCGACCGAACGGTTGCGGCGGAGGCTGACCGCCAGCTCTGGACCGCCCAGGGTGCCAAGAACCCGCATGCCGGAGCCCATTTCGGCCAATACGCTTTTAAGATGCAAAGTCCGTTAGCGCTCGCCGACCCTGGCATTGAAGCCTATGTCGGCACCGCCGTCTGGCTTGAGGCCCACAAACAAAACGAGGTGCAATTTATCCCGGCGTACGATGGCGGCCTTTCGGTGCGTCTCGGAAACCTTTCCCTGGCCTTCGTGCTCCAGACGGTGATGCCGCTTCTGGTGATTATGCTCGGTTTTTCGGCATTCTCGGGCGAACGAGAACGGGGGACGCTGCGCCAGCTCTTGAGCTTGGGGACCCGCCCGTTAGACCTGCTCGCTGGCAAATATCTCGCGGTGATTTCCGTTCTCGCGGCTTTGCTGTTGCCTGCTTTGGCGGGAGTTTTGCTGTGCTGTCTTTTCCTCGTCGAGCCATCGGTTCTTTCGTACCAAGATCAACTGGTGCGGCTTGGCTGGTTGGTGATCGGCTACGGTCTCTATCTCGGAGGTTTTGCCGCCTTGGCGCTGGCGGTCTCGGCTTTTTCCTGGACCTCACGCGCGGCATTGGTCGGTTTGTTGGCCTTCTGGCTGTTCATCTGTTTTCTCGCACCACGTTTGTTGACGGATTTTGTGCGCGACACCCTGCCGCTCCCCAGTGCACTCGAATACCGTCAAGATATCGCCAACGACAAGAAAAAATCCTTCGAACATAACGAAAAGCATCCAGCCTTTATTGCTTTCCGCGATCAGGTGCTCCGCCAATATGGAGTTGAGCGAGTTGAGGATCTCCCCGTTAATTTTCGAGGCCTATCTCTGCGTGAAAGCGATGAGCAAGGTTATCGTATCTACGATCGTCATTTTGGCGCCTTACAGGAGGATTTTCTCCGACAGGATAGATGGCGCGCGGTTCTCGGTTTTGCCGTGCCATTTCTCGCTATTCAGCCCTACTCGATGGGAATGGCAGGCACGGACAACCGGAGCCACCGTCATTTCGCTAGCGCCGCCGAGCAACACCGGCGCATAATCCAGACCATCGCGAGTGATGATCTCATCCACAATGGCCGTTACGGCGACGAAAACTATGTGGCTGACCCTGAAATATGGGAAAAAATTCCTTCCTTTATATATCACGGACCCCAAGCCGAATGGGTGCTTGCGGCGCAGGCCAGCAATCTCTTTTCTCTGACGGGCTGGTTCATCATGGCGGCGCTTCTTGCTGCCTTCGCTGTGAAGCGCATACGAGTAATTTAG
- a CDS encoding DUF3526 domain-containing protein, whose product MGACGAGQQSLFSDGLVHHGGASCCLRCEAHTSNLGVSLMANLHIFQAAIRCEWRNLRHDPALWLVLAMILCTVTYALHNGKVLEKRQTLSVAAASVDEQKRLTDLRANLADIEAGKVPPPDRPYRDPRNAIFVGNGRGATNLSLPPHPLAITAVGQSDLYPPTVLVSTGSKDTFLFSNEIDNPVHLLAGSFDLAFVLVFVYPLWILALTYNLVSGEREQGTLALTASCSVHLRTVMIGKLLVRAGLPILFTLVSVFSGLIFFIGSNLAGTVQSLVIMALAIILYGAFWAALSGAVNGLLSRDSAYNALLLVAAWIGLLLIVPTLVNAWAETRYPSPSRAELVFAVRAAKVDADRERDAALVGTPEEHSRGGVTHTHEDKLERGSLRERTLRSLASVQAATARADEIIATHDTKLQQQHTLAERLAFASPAMLMYDALAEIAGTGRSRYQDFSDQVDHFHQQWCDFFVCRAKAERMLTVDDYDRFPRFHYLENPDIGTSSRVVFEMTGISFLVFVFTWLAAQGFRRCRVTS is encoded by the coding sequence ATGGGTGCTTGCGGCGCAGGCCAGCAATCTCTTTTCTCTGACGGGCTGGTTCATCATGGCGGCGCTTCTTGCTGCCTTCGCTGTGAAGCGCATACGAGTAATTTAGGAGTATCACTTATGGCAAACTTACATATCTTTCAGGCAGCGATTCGTTGCGAATGGCGCAATCTCCGGCATGATCCAGCGCTATGGCTCGTACTTGCGATGATCCTCTGCACCGTAACCTATGCCCTTCACAACGGTAAGGTTTTGGAAAAGCGTCAAACGCTTTCTGTTGCAGCCGCAAGTGTCGATGAGCAAAAAAGGCTCACGGATTTGCGGGCGAATTTGGCCGACATCGAGGCCGGCAAGGTACCGCCCCCGGATCGCCCTTACCGAGACCCGAGAAATGCTATTTTTGTCGGGAACGGGAGAGGCGCGACAAACCTATCCTTGCCGCCTCACCCCTTGGCAATTACGGCTGTCGGCCAAAGTGACCTCTACCCGCCTACTGTGTTAGTCTCGACCGGGAGCAAGGACACTTTTCTCTTCAGTAACGAAATCGACAATCCGGTTCATCTCCTCGCTGGCTCCTTTGATCTTGCCTTTGTCCTGGTCTTTGTCTATCCGCTCTGGATTCTCGCGCTCACCTATAACCTGGTTTCTGGGGAGAGAGAACAGGGGACGCTCGCCCTTACCGCTTCATGTTCGGTTCACTTGCGAACCGTGATGATCGGCAAGCTTCTGGTGCGAGCCGGGCTTCCCATCCTTTTTACCTTGGTGTCGGTTTTCTCGGGGCTTATTTTTTTTATTGGCAGCAATCTGGCGGGCACGGTTCAGTCGCTGGTAATCATGGCGCTGGCGATCATTCTTTACGGGGCATTCTGGGCCGCTTTGAGCGGAGCTGTGAACGGACTGCTAAGCCGGGATTCAGCTTATAACGCCCTGCTCTTGGTGGCGGCCTGGATTGGCCTGCTATTGATTGTGCCCACCCTCGTTAATGCTTGGGCAGAAACGCGTTATCCCTCGCCATCGCGCGCCGAGTTGGTTTTTGCGGTGCGGGCGGCTAAGGTCGATGCCGACCGCGAGCGTGACGCCGCCCTGGTCGGCACACCGGAAGAACATTCGCGCGGAGGAGTTACGCATACGCACGAGGATAAGCTAGAGCGGGGCAGCCTCCGGGAGCGAACCCTGCGGAGCCTTGCCAGCGTGCAAGCTGCTACCGCCCGTGCCGATGAGATCATCGCAACTCATGATACCAAGTTACAGCAGCAGCACACCCTGGCCGAACGTCTTGCGTTTGCTTCGCCGGCGATGCTTATGTACGACGCGCTTGCGGAAATAGCCGGTACCGGACGTAGCCGTTATCAAGATTTTTCAGACCAGGTTGATCACTTTCACCAACAATGGTGCGACTTCTTTGTCTGCCGGGCCAAAGCCGAGCGGATGCTGACAGTTGACGACTATGACCGTTTCCCCCGCTTTCACTATTTGGAAAATCCGGACATTGGCACCTCATCTCGCGTTGTCTTTGAAATGACAGGGATCAGCTTTTTGGTTTTCGTGTTTACCTGGCTCGCAGCACAAGGCTTCCGGCGTTGCCGGGTAACCTCATAG
- a CDS encoding energy transducer TonB — protein sequence MTRIINGLGLSLMLHGLMLTSLMSVANLPVPLPPRAIDFFILASSPSELPPIIAEEPLPAAPSEPDVITAPPPLEVPVPPVEKQITAVALSPPKKPVPTAIQKVVEPELQPVAKIQSAQGVADISSESSSQVADTSPSPPMGTVQTSASTGTGKPSDGTLGNASSVSAGHIDIRQQYLTMVRGRIESHKNYPIMARRRQIEGRVGIRFVISQEGEVRNVEIAQSSGYETLDQAAQKAVLAASPFAKPPAPTFNEEIPLELTIVFSLT from the coding sequence ATGACCAGAATCATAAACGGCCTAGGCTTGTCGCTCATGCTTCATGGTTTGATGCTGACCTCACTCATGAGCGTGGCTAATTTACCGGTACCATTACCGCCCCGTGCCATCGATTTTTTTATCCTGGCATCATCACCGTCGGAACTTCCTCCGATCATCGCCGAAGAACCTCTCCCCGCAGCACCTTCAGAACCAGACGTAATCACTGCCCCCCCACCACTGGAAGTGCCAGTACCCCCAGTTGAAAAGCAAATCACTGCCGTTGCACTATCCCCCCCCAAGAAGCCTGTGCCGACGGCCATCCAAAAGGTTGTTGAGCCAGAGCTCCAGCCTGTCGCCAAGATTCAGTCGGCCCAGGGCGTGGCAGATATTTCCAGCGAATCAAGTTCACAGGTAGCAGATACATCACCCAGCCCACCGATGGGCACTGTTCAAACCTCCGCCTCAACAGGGACTGGTAAACCGAGCGATGGTACGCTAGGTAATGCCTCCTCAGTCTCCGCTGGTCATATCGATATCCGGCAGCAGTACCTGACCATGGTGAGAGGCCGCATTGAAAGCCATAAAAATTACCCCATAATGGCCAGACGCCGTCAGATAGAAGGCCGGGTCGGCATCCGATTTGTGATTAGCCAGGAAGGAGAGGTGCGCAATGTCGAGATCGCCCAGTCTTCGGGATATGAGACCCTCGACCAAGCGGCACAGAAGGCGGTATTGGCAGCCTCGCCTTTTGCCAAGCCACCCGCCCCGACCTTCAATGAAGAGATACCCTTAGAACTCACCATCGTTTTTTCACTGACCTGA
- a CDS encoding CBS domain-containing protein, with protein MEIITTHLNADFDSLAAMVAAKKLYPSAEMVFPGSQERNVRDYIKQSSLAYTFQRLKNINLAEVTRLIVVDTRQASRIGVLAECLANPGISVHLYDHHPDAPEDMRGDLEVVRSMGSTTSIFVEIFRERGVEITADDATLMTMAIHEDTGSFLFDTTTPLDLEAAAWLLARGANLSVISPFIVQELSATELGILNTMIDSATTYTIHGLPVVVARIMLPDYIDEFALLVRKFMAIENLNTIFALAAMGDRLYLIARSRVPEINVGTIALEFGGGGHASAASATIKNMSLVEAEERLVWLLHKHVQPRSPARELMSAPVIFVPPETSIVHVNEILTRYNITVLPVLDVERRALGLISRRVAEKAIFHGLGDLPVTDYMSTEFAILSPDATLADIQERIIEHRQRFLPVVEDERVIGVITRTDLLNLLVKDRLSTAGDSDRDDQPSNVRHRNLNTVLVNNLPKEMLVLLRTIGEVAREMGYAAYAVGGFVRDLLRRTRNFDLDIVIEGDGIRFAGELAQRLGGVSRPHEKFQTAVVKLADGFKIDVATARLEYYEYPAAMPTVEMSSIKLDLFRRDFTINALAIALNPEKFGVLVDFFNCQNDIRDQQIRVLHNLSFVEDPTRIFRAIRFEQRLGFKLGKFTERLIKSAIKQEMFGRFSGKRFFQELKYILTEENPQPAIYRLAGFDLLAFFHSALKLDQRLKNILRETHRGVAWFKLLYREEPFVQWQTFLLALTARLTARQLLDFCVKFEVSERDRNLLIRQKAAVTKILKVINHRTLTDDCLVADSDSCGLEYSEPAPEQISIQGPPLRPSEVYWLLKPLSIEGVLHLMGLLVKKAGKQAVSLYVTDLCQVSTHIQGAELKAKGYPAGPLYTTILNHLLEAKLDGLVVTEEDEEAFLCEHYPLP; from the coding sequence ATGGAAATCATCACCACCCATCTTAATGCGGATTTTGACAGCCTTGCTGCTATGGTGGCCGCCAAAAAGCTTTATCCGTCAGCAGAAATGGTCTTTCCTGGGTCCCAGGAGCGTAATGTCCGTGATTACATCAAGCAGTCCTCTCTGGCCTATACCTTCCAACGTCTGAAGAATATCAATCTTGCCGAGGTTACCAGGCTTATCGTTGTTGACACCAGGCAGGCGAGTAGAATCGGTGTTCTTGCCGAGTGCCTGGCCAACCCCGGCATCTCTGTGCATCTTTATGATCATCACCCTGATGCCCCTGAGGACATGCGAGGAGATCTGGAGGTGGTTCGGTCGATGGGTTCCACTACCTCGATTTTCGTGGAGATCTTCAGGGAGCGGGGGGTTGAGATTACCGCCGATGATGCTACCCTTATGACCATGGCCATTCATGAGGATACCGGCTCATTCCTGTTCGACACCACCACTCCTCTGGATCTTGAGGCCGCGGCATGGCTTCTGGCTCGGGGGGCCAATCTGAGTGTGATTTCGCCGTTTATTGTTCAGGAGCTGAGCGCCACCGAGCTTGGCATCCTGAATACCATGATCGACTCGGCCACCACGTACACAATTCACGGGCTGCCCGTGGTGGTTGCTCGGATCATGCTGCCGGATTATATCGACGAATTTGCTCTGTTGGTCCGCAAATTCATGGCTATTGAGAACTTGAACACCATCTTCGCTTTGGCTGCCATGGGTGATCGCCTTTATCTCATCGCTCGCAGTCGGGTACCGGAGATTAATGTCGGTACCATTGCTTTGGAATTTGGCGGCGGTGGTCACGCCTCGGCGGCTTCGGCCACTATCAAGAATATGTCTTTGGTCGAGGCAGAGGAGAGGTTGGTTTGGTTGTTGCACAAACATGTTCAGCCCCGTAGCCCGGCTCGGGAGTTAATGTCTGCGCCGGTGATTTTTGTGCCGCCGGAGACGAGCATCGTTCATGTCAATGAGATCCTGACCCGTTATAATATTACCGTCCTGCCGGTGTTGGACGTGGAACGGCGGGCCTTAGGCCTGATCTCAAGGCGGGTGGCCGAGAAGGCCATCTTCCATGGCTTGGGGGATCTGCCGGTGACCGACTATATGAGCACCGAGTTCGCTATCCTTTCTCCAGACGCGACCCTTGCCGATATCCAGGAGCGGATTATTGAGCACCGTCAGCGTTTTTTGCCGGTGGTGGAGGATGAGCGGGTGATCGGGGTTATCACCAGAACGGATTTGCTGAATCTCCTGGTTAAGGACCGATTGAGCACGGCGGGCGATAGCGACCGGGATGATCAGCCGTCCAATGTCCGTCATCGCAACTTGAACACGGTCTTGGTCAACAACCTGCCCAAAGAGATGCTTGTCCTGCTGCGAACTATCGGTGAGGTGGCGCGGGAAATGGGCTATGCGGCATATGCTGTTGGCGGTTTTGTTCGTGATCTCTTGCGGCGCACCCGCAATTTTGACCTGGATATCGTGATTGAGGGGGATGGCATCCGCTTTGCCGGTGAGTTGGCTCAGCGGTTGGGCGGGGTGAGCCGACCCCATGAGAAGTTTCAAACTGCCGTGGTCAAGCTTGCCGACGGTTTTAAGATCGATGTCGCCACTGCTCGCCTTGAATACTATGAGTACCCGGCGGCGATGCCGACTGTGGAGATGAGTTCCATCAAGCTCGATCTGTTCCGTCGCGACTTCACAATCAATGCCCTTGCCATCGCCTTGAATCCTGAAAAATTCGGAGTGCTGGTGGATTTTTTTAACTGTCAGAACGATATTCGTGATCAGCAGATTCGGGTTCTCCACAATTTGAGCTTTGTTGAGGACCCGACCCGGATTTTCCGGGCGATCCGTTTTGAGCAGCGGCTCGGCTTTAAACTTGGAAAGTTCACCGAGAGGCTGATCAAAAGCGCTATTAAGCAGGAGATGTTTGGCCGTTTCTCCGGCAAGCGTTTCTTTCAAGAGTTGAAGTATATTCTAACGGAAGAAAATCCCCAGCCGGCTATCTATCGACTGGCGGGGTTCGATCTGTTGGCTTTTTTTCACTCGGCTCTCAAGCTCGATCAGCGATTGAAGAATATTCTCAGAGAGACGCATCGCGGGGTGGCGTGGTTTAAACTGCTGTACCGGGAGGAGCCGTTTGTTCAATGGCAAACCTTTCTTTTGGCCTTAACCGCTCGACTTACAGCCCGTCAGCTGTTGGATTTCTGTGTGAAATTTGAAGTCAGCGAGCGGGACCGTAACCTTTTGATCCGGCAGAAAGCAGCGGTGACCAAGATCCTCAAGGTAATCAATCATCGAACCTTGACCGATGATTGTCTGGTGGCGGATTCGGATAGTTGCGGACTTGAGTATTCCGAACCTGCGCCCGAGCAGATCAGCATTCAAGGCCCTCCGCTGAGGCCCAGCGAAGTCTACTGGTTGCTGAAGCCGTTAAGTATCGAAGGGGTGCTCCACCTGATGGGGTTGCTGGTCAAGAAGGCGGGCAAGCAAGCCGTATCCCTCTATGTTACCGATCTTTGTCAGGTGAGCACTCATATTCAAGGTGCTGAACTAAAGGCTAAGGGGTATCCGGCAGGGCCTCTCTATACCACGATTCTGAACCATCTGCTGGAGGCCAAGCTCGATGGTTTGGTGGTGACCGAGGAGGATGAAGAGGCCTTTCTTTGTGAGCATTACCCTCTGCCGTAG
- a CDS encoding TonB-dependent receptor produces MKKKIVKEMFGSTLILLTFFSLASAEGENKETKLDDIVVTPTGTIVDESIFKVPAVVETLTAEGIKRINTVDTADVFKYMPGSYLRKLYTGSTNSPLVIRANNSTMTARTQVIADGLSISDFTAAGNSNAPKWQMVMPGEIESVDMIYGPFSAALSGNSMSGAAIISTHMPQKREAQADVTYTFQNFREYNSDSDLNGYTANAYYGDKVGPLSLSIWADRLQTQAQGIMYATVLASSGGADTGTAVTGWVADQDPRNQPRYILGAQGVQDITNNTAKFKLAYDLTPESQIRFTLGFWDSLLARDSPESYLLDASGNRIYSGNVNINGKQFTLAPNTFAYAETERQDALSGLTYMYNSPKGIKVFAGVSLYTSPEDITRTSSATPPTSQSGGAGTVTENDNGWNTADLKGSYEIKGAGLHTVGAGYHHDRYYVDSDTWNATNWSSDSKTTLSIGQKGTTQTHAVFIDDTWDINKKWSVYAGARQEWWEGNDASKSTDAATGRLTSSMPDKSDSDISPKVSTTFKPSEDWRLRISLGTATRFPTVGELYFGGITSSGVINKSNPDLKPEKDFAKDFTITRLLGETGEARLTFFEDYVDDAIYSQTNTYTNITNFQNVDEVRTRGIEVAINKRKLLIDGLGAFANLAFSDSEILANENVPGSVGKDFPRVPQWRAKCVLDYAPSDRWFVTLAGHYSGEQFDKLDNSDDNGGYGGLDEFLVFDTKVSFFIMKDMTASLGIDNLTDELYHVSHPYPRRTFLANLKYTF; encoded by the coding sequence TTGAAGAAAAAAATTGTGAAAGAGATGTTTGGAAGCACACTTATTCTGCTTACGTTCTTTTCCCTAGCTTCAGCAGAAGGGGAGAATAAAGAGACAAAGCTTGACGATATAGTGGTAACCCCCACGGGAACGATTGTCGATGAAAGCATCTTCAAAGTGCCGGCTGTGGTGGAGACACTTACTGCCGAAGGAATTAAACGGATAAACACTGTAGATACGGCGGACGTGTTCAAATACATGCCGGGCTCCTATCTGCGAAAGTTATACACCGGGTCTACAAATAGCCCCCTGGTTATCCGGGCCAATAACTCAACCATGACTGCGAGAACTCAGGTCATTGCTGATGGTCTCAGTATAAGTGATTTTACCGCAGCCGGTAACAGCAATGCGCCGAAGTGGCAGATGGTTATGCCCGGCGAAATTGAAAGCGTGGACATGATCTATGGGCCTTTTTCTGCAGCGCTGAGCGGTAATTCCATGTCAGGGGCGGCTATTATCAGCACGCACATGCCGCAGAAGAGAGAAGCACAGGCAGATGTCACTTACACTTTCCAGAACTTCAGGGAATACAATTCCGATTCTGATCTTAACGGGTACACAGCAAATGCATACTACGGAGACAAGGTCGGGCCTTTGTCTCTCTCAATCTGGGCTGACCGCCTGCAAACGCAGGCTCAAGGAATCATGTATGCCACGGTATTGGCATCTTCAGGAGGGGCCGATACCGGAACAGCCGTAACCGGATGGGTGGCAGACCAGGATCCTCGAAATCAACCGAGATATATTTTGGGGGCTCAGGGGGTGCAGGACATAACAAACAACACGGCAAAGTTTAAGCTGGCCTATGACCTGACCCCCGAGTCGCAAATCCGTTTCACCTTGGGCTTTTGGGACAGCTTGCTGGCTCGCGATAGTCCAGAATCATATTTGTTGGATGCCAGTGGGAATCGCATATACTCGGGCAACGTTAACATCAATGGCAAGCAATTTACGTTAGCTCCAAATACCTTCGCCTATGCAGAAACGGAGAGGCAAGACGCACTTTCTGGTCTGACCTATATGTATAATTCGCCGAAGGGCATTAAAGTCTTTGCCGGAGTGAGTCTTTATACCAGCCCTGAGGATATTACCCGAACGTCGAGCGCCACCCCTCCCACTTCACAAAGCGGTGGCGCGGGCACGGTTACGGAGAACGACAATGGATGGAATACTGCCGATTTGAAAGGTTCATACGAGATCAAGGGGGCAGGCCTCCACACGGTGGGGGCAGGCTACCACCACGATCGGTATTACGTCGATTCTGACACCTGGAATGCAACAAATTGGAGCAGTGATTCGAAAACGACTTTAAGTATTGGCCAAAAAGGAACAACGCAGACCCACGCTGTCTTTATCGACGACACATGGGACATCAACAAGAAGTGGTCAGTCTATGCCGGAGCCCGGCAGGAATGGTGGGAGGGCAACGATGCATCAAAGTCGACCGATGCCGCCACAGGGCGTCTCACCAGTAGTATGCCTGATAAGAGCGACAGTGATATCTCGCCAAAGGTTTCAACAACATTTAAACCATCGGAGGACTGGAGATTGCGCATTTCTCTTGGTACAGCGACCAGATTTCCGACAGTAGGCGAACTCTATTTCGGAGGGATTACAAGTTCAGGGGTCATCAACAAGTCAAACCCAGACCTGAAGCCAGAAAAGGATTTTGCCAAGGATTTTACCATCACACGCCTATTGGGAGAAACAGGGGAAGCACGCCTGACTTTTTTCGAAGACTACGTGGATGATGCCATTTACAGCCAGACCAACACCTATACAAATATTACAAATTTTCAGAATGTGGATGAAGTGAGGACTCGGGGCATCGAGGTTGCGATCAATAAACGAAAACTCCTCATCGACGGGCTTGGAGCGTTTGCCAATCTCGCATTTTCTGATTCCGAGATATTGGCCAACGAGAATGTGCCAGGGAGTGTTGGCAAGGACTTCCCGCGCGTACCGCAATGGCGTGCCAAATGCGTTCTCGATTATGCGCCTTCCGATCGCTGGTTTGTCACATTAGCAGGCCACTACTCGGGAGAGCAGTTTGATAAGCTCGATAACAGCGACGACAACGGTGGCTATGGCGGGCTTGATGAATTCCTGGTTTTTGACACGAAGGTCTCCTTCTTTATCATGAAGGACATGACAGCATCCCTAGGGATAGATAACCTCACCGACGAACTGTATCATGTGTCACATCCTTACCCAAGGCGGACTTTTCTGGCCAACCTTAAGTACACTTTTTAA